A single Pyxicephalus adspersus chromosome 8, UCB_Pads_2.0, whole genome shotgun sequence DNA region contains:
- the LOC140336598 gene encoding torsin-1A-interacting protein 2-like isoform X1, protein MDGKKQQTKNNQRCENTAQIVNSKNDPSKSSINEEIKEKNFSERDQEGQKVEELRGNQESTGDQLRAELRESGVHPELGPTQSSELELKPKPKQVQNSEPSAEPEPDQVLESSVELARKQELELEPEQDSERSVKLVQDQDFKPEPDQDSESSVELDRDQDSEPSVELDHDRDSERGVEPEPDQDSESSVELDRDQVLKPGVELDRDQDSEPSVELDHDQDSERGVKSEPDQDLEPSVEPELDQDLEPSTEKRPDLEKLWTQVGVAVFVVLIAITVAACQFQFGGTPALDSRSVLQIFLDKFKSLQRDFPEQSQDLWLRSGKMLRNHLNKSAAEEPATLILTAAQDAKQTLLCLGSGLAKTYADARNASWLVIHGPSEARYNDSTAKLHIDEKLSSAFGSSSRAAVINHLEILPPGSLLILYKYCDHENAAYKNVALVFTVLLEDSSLEPDTSLPELEEKVRDFLWQQFIHTDGVKSHQEMDSDKLSGVWSRISHLVLPVFPVRRIEAGSCPFDYKRD, encoded by the exons ATGGATGgcaaaaaacaacaaaccaaaaacaatCAACGTTGTGAAAACACGGCTCAAATTGTTAACAGTAAAAATGACCCTTCAAAATCAAGCATCAATgaggaaatcaaagaaaaaaacttttccgAAAGAGATCAGGAGGGACAGAAGGTGGAGGAGCTGAGGGGCAACCAGGAGTCTACAGGAGACCAACTGAGGGCAGAACTGAGAGAGTCAGGGGTGCATCCAGAGCTAGGGCCAACCCAAAGTTCAGAGCTGGAGCTAAAACCCAAGCCAAAACAAGTTCAGAATTCGGAGCCAAGTGCGGAGCCAGAACCTGATCAGGTTTTAGAATCAAGTGTGGAGCTTGCTCGCAAACAGGAGTTGGAGCTGGAACCTGAGCAAGATTCTGAGCGGAGTGTGAAGCTTGTTCAAGATCAGGATTTTAAACCAGAACCCGATCAGGATTCGGAGTCAAGTGTGGAGCTGGATCGCGATCAGGATTCGGAGCCAAGTGTGGAGCTGGATCACGATCGGGATTCAGAGCGAGGTGTGGAGCCTGAACCCGATCAGGATTCGGAGTCAAGTGTGGAGCTGGATCGCGATCAGGTTTTGAAACCAGGTGTGGAGCTGGATCGAGATCAGGATTCGGAGCCAAGTGTGGAGCTGGATCACGATCAGGATTCGGAGCGAGGTGTGAAGTCGGAACCTGATCAGGATTTGGAGCCAAGTGTGGAGCCGGAACTTGATCAGGATTTGGAGCCAAGTACAGAAAAAAGGCCAGATCTGGAGAAGCTGTGGACACAAGTGG GTGTTGCAGTTTTTGTAGTTCTCATTGCTATTACTGTTGCTGCGTGTCAGTTTCAGTTCGGTGGAACACCGGCTTTAGACTCTAGATCAGTGCTGCAGATTTTTTTGGATAAGTTTAAAAGCCTCCAAAGAGATTTTCCTGAACAGAGTCAGGATTTGTGGTTGAGAAGTGGAAAAATGCTTAGAAATCACCTCAACAAATCCGCCGCTGAAGAACCTGCTACTCTCATCCTCACTGCAGCCCAAGATGCCAAACAAACTTTACTTTGTTTAGGTAGTGGTCTAGCAAAAACCTATGCTGATGCCCGCAATGCTAGTTGGTTAGTGATTCATGGTCCATCTGAAGCGAGATATAATGACAGTACTGCCAAACTCCACATAGATGAGAAACTTAGCTCAGCATTTGGATCTAGCAGTCGGGCAGCAGTAATAAATCATTTAGAAATTTTGCCTCCTGGCTCCTTGCTTATCCTTTACAAGTATTGTGATCATGAAAATGCTGCTTACAAGAATGTAGCTCTTGTGTTCACTGTGTTACTTGAAGATTCTTCACTTGAGCCCGACACTTCTCTCCCAGAGCTGGAGGAAAAAGTTCGGGACTTCCTGTGGCAGCAGTTTATTCACACTGACGGCGTAAAATCACATCAGGAGATGGATAGTGATAAGCTGAGTGGGGTATGGAGCCGTATTTCTCACCTTGTTCTTCCTGTCTTTCCAGTCAGAAGAATAGAGGCTGGCAGCTGTCCTTTTGATTATAAAAGAGATTAG
- the LOC140336598 gene encoding uncharacterized protein isoform X2: MDGKKQQTKNNQRCENTAQIVNSKNDPSKSSINEEIKEKNFSERDQEGQKVEELRGNQESTGDQLRAELRESGVHPELGPTQSSELELKPKPKQVQNSEPSAEPEPDQVLESSVELARKQELELEPEQDSERSVKLVQDQDFKPEPDQDSESSVELDRDQDSEPSVELDHDRDSERGVEPEPDQDSESSVELDRDQVLKPGVELDRDQDSEPSVELDHDQDSERGVKSEPDQDLEPSVEPELDQDLEPSTEKRPDLEKLWTQVLQFL, translated from the exons ATGGATGgcaaaaaacaacaaaccaaaaacaatCAACGTTGTGAAAACACGGCTCAAATTGTTAACAGTAAAAATGACCCTTCAAAATCAAGCATCAATgaggaaatcaaagaaaaaaacttttccgAAAGAGATCAGGAGGGACAGAAGGTGGAGGAGCTGAGGGGCAACCAGGAGTCTACAGGAGACCAACTGAGGGCAGAACTGAGAGAGTCAGGGGTGCATCCAGAGCTAGGGCCAACCCAAAGTTCAGAGCTGGAGCTAAAACCCAAGCCAAAACAAGTTCAGAATTCGGAGCCAAGTGCGGAGCCAGAACCTGATCAGGTTTTAGAATCAAGTGTGGAGCTTGCTCGCAAACAGGAGTTGGAGCTGGAACCTGAGCAAGATTCTGAGCGGAGTGTGAAGCTTGTTCAAGATCAGGATTTTAAACCAGAACCCGATCAGGATTCGGAGTCAAGTGTGGAGCTGGATCGCGATCAGGATTCGGAGCCAAGTGTGGAGCTGGATCACGATCGGGATTCAGAGCGAGGTGTGGAGCCTGAACCCGATCAGGATTCGGAGTCAAGTGTGGAGCTGGATCGCGATCAGGTTTTGAAACCAGGTGTGGAGCTGGATCGAGATCAGGATTCGGAGCCAAGTGTGGAGCTGGATCACGATCAGGATTCGGAGCGAGGTGTGAAGTCGGAACCTGATCAGGATTTGGAGCCAAGTGTGGAGCCGGAACTTGATCAGGATTTGGAGCCAAGTACAGAAAAAAGGCCAGATCTGGAGAAGCTGTGGACACAA GTGTTGCAGTTTTTGTAG